A section of the bacterium SCSIO 12696 genome encodes:
- the rplK gene encoding 50S ribosomal protein L11, which produces MAKKVEAYIKLQVKAGQANPSPPVGPALGQHGVNIMEFCKAFNAQTQGIEPGLPVPVVITVYSDRSFTFIMKSPPAAVLLRKAAGIKKGSGRPNSDKVGKVTRAQLEEIVKTKEADLTAADMDAAVRTIAGSARSAGIEVEGV; this is translated from the coding sequence ATGGCTAAAAAAGTCGAAGCTTATATCAAGCTGCAAGTAAAGGCCGGTCAGGCCAACCCAAGTCCCCCTGTTGGTCCTGCGTTGGGTCAGCACGGTGTAAATATCATGGAATTCTGTAAGGCGTTCAACGCTCAGACTCAAGGCATCGAGCCCGGTCTGCCAGTTCCTGTTGTGATTACTGTATACAGTGATCGCAGCTTCACTTTCATTATGAAGTCGCCGCCTGCCGCTGTACTGCTGCGCAAGGCTGCTGGCATCAAGAAAGGCAGCGGTCGCCCCAACAGCGACAAAGTGGGCAAGGTGACCCGCGCTCAGCTGGAAGAAATTGTAAAAACCAAAGAAGCCGATCTGACAGCTGCCGATATGGACGCTGCAGTTCGTACCATTGCTGGTTCTGCCCGCAGTGCTGGTATCGAAGTGGAGGGTGTGTAA
- the rplJ gene encoding 50S ribosomal protein L10, with protein sequence MAIGLEDKKAIVADVNETAANALSLVIADARGVSVGAMDALRKQARENGINLRVVRNTLAKRAIEGTEFECISESLKGPSLFGFSMEDPGAAARLFKDFAKEEEKFEVKALSVGGKVLDAGQIDVLAKMPTLEQALGMLANVMLAPVTKVVRTFNEVPSKVTRVVAAVRDQKEAA encoded by the coding sequence GTGGCTATTGGACTCGAAGACAAAAAAGCGATCGTCGCTGATGTTAACGAGACTGCAGCTAACGCGCTGTCACTGGTAATTGCCGACGCACGCGGTGTGTCTGTCGGCGCTATGGACGCCTTGCGTAAGCAAGCTCGCGAGAATGGTATCAACCTCCGTGTTGTACGTAACACTCTGGCGAAGCGCGCTATCGAAGGTACTGAGTTTGAATGTATCTCTGAATCACTGAAAGGCCCCAGCCTGTTTGGATTTTCCATGGAAGATCCAGGCGCTGCCGCTCGACTTTTCAAAGACTTCGCTAAAGAAGAAGAAAAGTTTGAGGTTAAGGCCCTGTCTGTAGGTGGCAAAGTGCTGGACGCCGGTCAAATCGACGTTCTGGCGAAAATGCCAACTCTGGAGCAGGCCCTCGGCATGCTGGCCAACGTTATGTTGGCGCCGGTTACCAAAGTGGTTCGTACCTTCAACGAAGTACCCAGCAAGGTTACTCGTGTTGTTGCAGCTGTTCGCGACCAAAAAGAAGCCGCCTGA
- the rplL gene encoding 50S ribosomal protein L7/L12, whose amino-acid sequence MALSKDDILNAIAEMSVMDVVELVEAMEEKFGVSAQAAVAVAAAPAAGEGGEAAAEKTEFDVVLSSAGDKKVNVIKAVRAITGLGLKEAKAMVDGAPSAVKEGVSKDDAEEAKKQLEEAGAVVELK is encoded by the coding sequence ATGGCTCTTTCTAAAGACGATATCCTGAACGCAATCGCCGAAATGTCCGTAATGGACGTTGTTGAGCTGGTTGAAGCCATGGAAGAAAAATTTGGCGTTTCTGCCCAAGCCGCTGTTGCAGTTGCTGCTGCTCCTGCCGCTGGTGAAGGTGGTGAAGCCGCTGCTGAGAAGACTGAGTTCGACGTAGTTCTGTCTTCCGCTGGCGACAAGAAAGTAAACGTGATCAAAGCCGTTCGCGCTATTACCGGTCTGGGCCTGAAAGAAGCCAAGGCTATGGTTGACGGTGCACCTTCTGCGGTTAAAGAAGGCGTTTCCAAAGACGACGCTGAAGAAGCCAAGAAGCAGCTGGAAGAAGCTGGCGCAGTTGTCGAGCTCAAGTAA
- a CDS encoding type III pantothenate kinase, producing MAVMDIDIGNTRAKWRCGEQRGALVNGGDWEDSFSGLVEGPERVRVANVAGKDIESGLAQWVMNRWGLELELAVTNSHAAGVQCGYPDPGQLGVDRWLAVLAASRESSGDTVIVSAGSAITVDLLNERRQHLGGFIVPGLEMQRRALFSGTSQVKVESLWKNAITDPGSSTAQAVINGCLKMAIQLIQCARQELNSSAPVFLGGGDAQYLLPHLNGQVFLKEEMVLDGLSVLMP from the coding sequence ATGGCGGTTATGGATATTGATATTGGCAATACCCGGGCGAAGTGGCGTTGTGGGGAGCAGCGAGGTGCACTGGTAAATGGTGGAGACTGGGAGGATTCTTTTTCTGGCTTGGTTGAGGGCCCTGAGCGCGTGCGTGTGGCCAATGTCGCCGGCAAAGATATCGAAAGTGGGCTAGCTCAGTGGGTGATGAACCGTTGGGGTCTTGAGTTAGAGTTGGCGGTAACCAATAGCCATGCGGCAGGTGTGCAATGTGGTTACCCGGATCCTGGCCAGCTAGGAGTCGATCGCTGGTTGGCAGTGTTAGCGGCTTCCCGTGAAAGTAGTGGTGACACTGTTATTGTCAGCGCCGGTAGTGCCATAACTGTGGATTTGTTGAATGAGCGCCGCCAGCATCTGGGGGGCTTTATCGTTCCAGGTTTGGAAATGCAGCGCAGGGCGCTTTTTTCAGGTACCAGCCAGGTCAAAGTTGAAAGTTTGTGGAAAAACGCAATTACAGATCCTGGCAGTAGTACAGCTCAGGCGGTTATCAATGGCTGCCTTAAAATGGCAATACAATTGATACAGTGCGCACGGCAAGAGTTGAATTCCAGTGCCCCTGTTTTCCTGGGAGGCGGTGATGCTCAATACTTGTTGCCCCACCTTAATGGTCAGGTTTTCCTCAAGGAGGAAATGGTATTGGATGGACTGTCGGTGTTGATGCCCTAA
- the secE gene encoding preprotein translocase subunit SecE, whose product MSAASEEKQYQLDGLKWLLVVVLLVAAIGGNYYFANLAESDPGLLYRVLGVLVLFGLAGVVAAQTAKGAGFVALFRGARTELRKVVWPTAQERNQTTLMVLAVVIVMALLLWGLDALFGALAKLVIG is encoded by the coding sequence ATGAGCGCAGCGAGCGAAGAAAAGCAGTATCAATTGGACGGACTGAAGTGGCTATTGGTGGTTGTCCTTTTGGTGGCGGCTATCGGTGGCAACTATTACTTTGCCAATTTGGCTGAAAGTGACCCCGGCCTGCTTTATCGAGTGCTGGGTGTGCTGGTTCTGTTTGGCCTCGCCGGTGTTGTGGCGGCGCAGACTGCTAAAGGGGCTGGCTTTGTCGCCCTTTTCCGTGGTGCCCGCACTGAGCTACGCAAAGTGGTATGGCCTACTGCCCAAGAGCGCAACCAGACGACGTTAATGGTGTTGGCGGTTGTGATTGTTATGGCGCTGCTGCTGTGGGGCTTGGATGCACTGTTTGGTGCATTGGCCAAGCTGGTGATTGGCTAA
- a CDS encoding sulfite exporter TauE/SafE family protein has protein sequence MEGLLLYVILGIVAGLIGGLFGLGGGVVIVPLLIISFTAQGFDAEILTHLAIGTSLATIVVTSISATWVHHQKKAVLWPVFVQLAPGIAIGAVLGGVIAAMLSGVLLQLVFGLLMVAVAIQFGLGVKPHAHRELPGGWVNGVAGSVIGVLSALFGIGGGSLTTPYLLWCNVSVHRSIATSAACGLPIGLFSAFSFMAAGWSITSLPQGAVGYIYLPAFIGISLAATVSARWGAQLAHRLPALLLKRLFALVIFVFGVRFIWLNGLALWGNGG, from the coding sequence ATCGAAGGCTTACTGCTTTACGTCATTCTGGGCATTGTCGCTGGCCTGATAGGTGGTCTGTTTGGGCTCGGTGGCGGGGTGGTAATCGTTCCCTTGCTGATTATCTCTTTTACTGCCCAAGGTTTTGATGCTGAAATACTGACTCACTTGGCCATTGGCACATCGCTGGCGACGATTGTGGTTACTTCTATTAGTGCTACCTGGGTGCACCATCAAAAAAAAGCGGTGCTGTGGCCGGTGTTTGTTCAGTTGGCGCCGGGTATTGCTATAGGTGCTGTTCTGGGAGGTGTCATTGCGGCAATGCTTTCCGGCGTGCTGCTGCAGCTGGTGTTTGGGTTGCTGATGGTGGCAGTGGCGATTCAATTTGGCTTGGGGGTCAAGCCCCATGCACACCGTGAACTTCCTGGTGGCTGGGTAAATGGTGTGGCGGGTAGTGTTATCGGGGTTCTGTCTGCGCTGTTTGGCATTGGTGGTGGCTCTCTAACGACGCCTTATTTGTTGTGGTGCAATGTTTCCGTTCACCGCTCTATTGCCACCAGTGCCGCCTGTGGATTGCCAATTGGCTTGTTTTCCGCATTCAGCTTTATGGCTGCTGGCTGGAGTATTACATCTCTGCCGCAAGGGGCTGTTGGCTATATCTATTTGCCGGCTTTTATTGGCATCTCTTTGGCGGCTACGGTCAGTGCCCGCTGGGGTGCACAGCTGGCACATCGTTTGCCAGCACTGCTGTTGAAGCGGCTGTTTGCTTTGGTGATATTTGTATTCGGTGTGCGCTTTATCTGGCTTAATGGTTTGGCCTTGTGGGGTAATGGTGGTTGA
- the rplA gene encoding 50S ribosomal protein L1, translating to MAKLSKRQRAIREKVEIGKQYPMADAVSLLKELSTVKFAETVDVAVNLGIDPRKSDQAVRGATTLPNGTGKDVRVAVFTQGEAAEAAKAAGADIVGMEDLAEQVKGGNLDFDVVIADPAAMRVVGALGQILGPRGLMPNPKTGTVTPDVATAVKNAKAGQVRYRADKAGIVHGGIGRVSFEEAALKENLEALIADLKKAKPASAKGVYLKKVTLSTTMGPGITIDQSSLEI from the coding sequence ATGGCCAAGTTGTCTAAGCGCCAGCGCGCTATCCGTGAAAAAGTAGAGATTGGCAAGCAGTACCCAATGGCCGACGCTGTTTCCCTGCTGAAAGAGCTGTCTACCGTGAAGTTTGCCGAAACCGTTGATGTGGCGGTGAACCTGGGTATTGACCCCCGTAAATCCGACCAGGCTGTTCGCGGCGCAACTACCCTGCCTAACGGTACCGGTAAAGACGTTCGCGTTGCTGTATTCACCCAGGGTGAAGCGGCTGAAGCGGCCAAAGCGGCCGGTGCCGACATCGTTGGTATGGAAGATCTGGCTGAGCAAGTGAAAGGCGGCAACCTGGACTTTGACGTGGTGATTGCTGACCCCGCTGCTATGCGTGTTGTCGGTGCCCTGGGTCAAATTCTCGGCCCTCGCGGCCTGATGCCTAACCCAAAAACTGGCACCGTAACCCCCGATGTAGCCACTGCGGTTAAAAACGCCAAGGCCGGTCAGGTTCGTTATCGCGCCGACAAAGCCGGTATTGTTCACGGCGGCATTGGCCGAGTGAGCTTTGAAGAAGCGGCTCTGAAAGAAAACCTGGAAGCGCTGATCGCTGACCTGAAAAAGGCCAAGCCCGCTTCTGCCAAAGGTGTGTATTTAAAGAAAGTGACCCTGTCCACCACCATGGGCCCAGGTATCACTATCGACCAGTCTTCTCTGGAAATCTAA
- the nusG gene encoding transcription termination/antitermination protein NusG, which yields MAKRWYVVHAYSGYEKKVAGSLKERIELHGMEEQFGEVLVPTEEVVEMRGGQKRKSERKFFPGYVLVQMELSDDTWHLVKETPRVMGFIGGKADRPAPITEREAEAILQRMHDSEEKPKPKTMFEPGEVVRVIDGPFNDFNGVVEEVNYEKSRLHVAVSIFGRTTPVELEFTQVEKT from the coding sequence ATGGCCAAGCGTTGGTATGTGGTACACGCCTATTCCGGCTACGAAAAGAAAGTGGCAGGTTCGCTGAAAGAGCGCATTGAGCTGCATGGCATGGAAGAGCAGTTTGGCGAAGTGCTGGTGCCCACCGAAGAAGTGGTGGAAATGCGCGGCGGTCAAAAGCGTAAGAGCGAACGCAAGTTTTTCCCCGGTTACGTGCTGGTGCAAATGGAGCTCAGTGACGATACTTGGCACTTGGTAAAAGAAACCCCTCGAGTGATGGGTTTTATTGGCGGCAAGGCGGATCGCCCTGCGCCGATTACTGAACGTGAAGCGGAAGCCATTCTGCAACGTATGCACGATTCGGAAGAAAAGCCAAAGCCCAAGACCATGTTCGAACCGGGCGAAGTGGTGCGCGTTATCGATGGCCCTTTCAACGACTTCAATGGTGTTGTTGAAGAGGTCAATTACGAGAAGAGCCGCTTGCATGTGGCGGTATCTATCTTTGGTCGCACCACGCCGGTTGAGCTGGAATTTACTCAGGTCGAAAAAACCTGA
- the birA gene encoding bifunctional biotin--[acetyl-CoA-carboxylase] ligase/biotin operon repressor BirA, which yields MVVDSTDNLIAVLADGQFHSGEELGTQLGVSRTAVWKQVQKLVELGLDVETVKGRGYCVPGGIELFCKHGILSALSKGAKEQLSQLDILSSTDSTNSVARLRAEHNDASGYVVLAEQQTAGRGRRGRRWVSPFARNLYLSAVWGFDGGAAALEGLSLAVGVAVKRALATCGAVEAELKWPNDVLYKGHKVAGILLEMIGDPAGFCQVVVGIGVNINMPANQVSGIDQPWTDLSKVCGKSISRNQVAASLLDELLPMLASYHQQGFARYRDEWQGSDAFRGKPVELITANRSVVGTASGVSEAGAIGLRVDGELHYFNGGEISLRSAS from the coding sequence ATGGTGGTTGATTCAACAGATAATTTGATCGCGGTATTGGCAGATGGCCAGTTTCATTCTGGCGAGGAGCTGGGTACCCAGCTTGGTGTAAGCCGTACAGCGGTCTGGAAGCAAGTGCAAAAACTCGTAGAACTTGGATTGGATGTAGAAACAGTCAAAGGGCGCGGCTATTGCGTACCTGGCGGTATCGAGTTGTTTTGCAAGCACGGCATATTGTCAGCGTTGTCAAAGGGGGCCAAAGAGCAGTTAAGCCAATTGGATATTCTGAGTAGCACTGATTCCACCAACAGTGTTGCCCGGCTACGGGCGGAGCATAATGATGCTAGCGGCTATGTGGTGCTGGCGGAGCAGCAAACCGCCGGGCGCGGCCGGCGTGGGCGCCGATGGGTGAGCCCGTTTGCCCGTAACCTATACCTTTCTGCAGTTTGGGGGTTTGATGGCGGAGCGGCTGCCCTGGAAGGGCTAAGTTTGGCCGTTGGTGTCGCAGTGAAGCGCGCTTTGGCTACTTGTGGTGCTGTTGAGGCGGAGCTTAAGTGGCCCAATGATGTGCTTTATAAGGGACACAAAGTTGCGGGCATACTGTTAGAAATGATTGGTGATCCAGCGGGTTTTTGCCAAGTTGTCGTGGGAATAGGGGTGAATATTAATATGCCTGCGAATCAGGTATCAGGTATTGATCAGCCCTGGACTGACCTTAGCAAGGTATGTGGCAAGTCGATATCCCGCAATCAGGTGGCGGCTAGCCTACTGGATGAATTACTGCCGATGCTGGCGAGTTATCACCAGCAGGGTTTTGCCCGCTATCGTGATGAATGGCAAGGCAGCGACGCTTTTCGTGGCAAGCCGGTAGAGTTGATTACTGCTAATCGATCAGTAGTTGGCACAGCCAGCGGTGTTTCTGAGGCAGGTGCTATCGGCTTGAGGGTTGATGGAGAGTTACATTACTTTAATGGCGGTGAAATCAGCTTGAGGAGTGCCAGTTAA